One genomic segment of Deinococcus fonticola includes these proteins:
- a CDS encoding ATP-binding cassette domain-containing protein, translated as MIPLIEAAPMEVITPPFHADLANSIEVRGVYKVFGDYMKEGLKLAQQGASKEDVLLRTGSNLALADVTMHIPAAQIFVIMGLSGSGKSTLVRHFNGLIQATAGEILIDGRNVVTLNEEELRQLRRNKVSMVFQSFGLMPHKSVIENAAFAGLTRGEQRKDALAHAALWLERVGLAGYERHYPDELSGGMKQRVGLARALAANTDILLMDEAFSALDPLIRADMQDQLLELNQNLGKTIVFITHDLDEALRLGASIAILNGGRVAQVGAPKDILDNPADEYVARFVERRAVNLE; from the coding sequence ATGATTCCGCTTATAGAAGCCGCTCCAATGGAGGTCATCACACCCCCCTTCCACGCCGACCTCGCCAACAGCATCGAAGTCCGGGGCGTGTACAAGGTCTTCGGGGATTACATGAAAGAAGGTCTGAAGCTGGCCCAGCAGGGGGCCTCCAAGGAAGACGTGCTGCTGCGCACCGGCAGCAACCTGGCGCTCGCGGACGTCACCATGCACATTCCAGCCGCCCAGATTTTCGTGATCATGGGGCTCTCTGGCAGTGGAAAAAGTACGCTGGTGCGCCACTTCAACGGGCTGATTCAGGCCACTGCCGGGGAAATCCTGATCGACGGGCGCAACGTCGTCACACTGAACGAGGAAGAACTGCGGCAACTGCGGCGCAACAAGGTCAGCATGGTATTCCAGTCCTTCGGGCTGATGCCGCACAAGTCGGTCATCGAGAACGCGGCCTTCGCGGGCCTGACTCGCGGAGAACAACGCAAAGATGCCCTGGCTCACGCGGCCCTGTGGCTGGAACGGGTGGGGCTCGCCGGGTATGAGCGCCACTACCCGGATGAACTCTCTGGCGGCATGAAACAGCGGGTCGGCCTGGCCCGCGCTTTGGCTGCCAACACCGACATCCTGCTGATGGACGAGGCCTTCAGCGCCCTTGATCCCCTGATCCGGGCGGACATGCAGGATCAACTGCTGGAACTGAACCAGAATCTCGGTAAGACCATCGTCTTCATCACACACGACCTGGACGAAGCACTGCGGCTGGGCGCGAGCATCGCCATCCTGAACGGCGGGCGGGTAGCCCAGGTCGGCGCACCGAAGGACATCCTGGACAATCCGGCAGACGAGTACGTGGCCCGCTTCGTCGAGCGCCGCGCCGTCAACCTGGAGTAA
- a CDS encoding IS6-like element ISDge13 family transposase has protein sequence MPADPKPYRHRFPKSIIQHAVWLYHRFPLSCRDVEELLLQRGIQVSHETIRDWCDKFGPTITKELKKREPHRGSHWHLDEVCVKIKGVKHWLWRAVDEHGAVLDVLLQEHRDTEAAKTFFTMLLSNYEAPTTIHTDKLGSYRAAIREIPELHGALHREVISTARCNNLIEQSHRPTRNQERSQKGFKGIENTQKFLDLHARTSNLHQFTRTTVTAKTRRSNQRTAFQTWNEVALLAA, from the coding sequence GTGCCTGCTGACCCGAAGCCCTATCGCCACCGTTTCCCCAAGAGCATCATCCAACACGCCGTTTGGCTGTATCACCGCTTCCCTCTCAGCTGCCGAGATGTTGAAGAATTGCTGCTCCAACGCGGAATTCAAGTCAGTCACGAAACAATTCGTGACTGGTGCGATAAGTTCGGCCCCACCATCACCAAGGAATTGAAGAAACGGGAACCCCATCGGGGTTCCCATTGGCACCTGGATGAAGTCTGCGTCAAGATCAAGGGCGTCAAGCACTGGTTGTGGCGTGCCGTGGACGAGCATGGCGCTGTGCTGGATGTTCTTCTGCAAGAACACCGCGACACTGAGGCGGCCAAGACGTTCTTCACTATGTTGCTGAGCAACTACGAGGCTCCAACCACCATCCACACCGACAAACTGGGCAGTTACAGAGCAGCCATTCGTGAGATTCCTGAACTTCATGGTGCGCTGCACCGTGAAGTGATTTCGACGGCCAGGTGCAACAATTTGATTGAACAGTCGCATCGACCGACACGAAATCAGGAACGAAGCCAGAAAGGCTTCAAGGGCATAGAGAACACACAGAAATTCCTTGATCTACACGCCAGAACCAGCAATCTCCACCAGTTCACGCGAACGACCGTGACCGCCAAAACGAGACGAAGCAACCAGAGAACCGCTTTTCAAACCTGGAACGAGGTTGCGCTGCTCGCAGCCTGA
- a CDS encoding IS3 family transposase → MTPTEKRAVVRELVTARVKPERACFLVGLPKSTWYYQTKPRQDDELRQRIRELALLHPRRGYRFIHALLLQEGHHLNRKKVRRLWREEALTVGIPVRKKIRTGTSIPMGSVRLSSGRLVYRAC, encoded by the coding sequence GTGACGCCCACCGAGAAGCGTGCTGTGGTGAGGGAACTCGTCACAGCACGGGTCAAGCCCGAACGGGCTTGCTTCCTGGTGGGCCTGCCCAAATCCACCTGGTATTACCAGACCAAACCGCGCCAGGACGACGAACTCCGGCAACGCATCCGTGAGCTGGCGCTGCTCCATCCACGTCGGGGCTACCGGTTCATTCACGCCCTGCTCCTGCAGGAAGGGCATCACCTCAACCGGAAGAAAGTCCGGCGCCTCTGGCGCGAGGAGGCGCTGACCGTGGGAATCCCAGTCAGGAAAAAAATTCGCACTGGGACGTCCATTCCCATGGGTTCTGTCAGGTTAAGTTCGGGTAGGCTGGTTTATCGTGCCTGCTGA
- a CDS encoding transposase → MKTRQFSEDQIVKLLQDAKKGDKSVEELCRDLGCSTASFYAWKKKYGDTNVDEARRLRQLEKENARLLRIVGQQRLEIDAMRDVIQKKR, encoded by the coding sequence ATGAAAACACGTCAGTTCTCCGAAGACCAGATCGTCAAGCTTCTCCAGGACGCCAAAAAGGGCGACAAATCCGTTGAAGAGCTGTGTCGCGACCTGGGATGCAGCACCGCGTCCTTCTACGCCTGGAAGAAGAAATACGGCGACACCAATGTCGACGAAGCCCGCAGGCTTCGTCAGCTCGAAAAGGAAAATGCTCGTCTCCTGCGGATCGTGGGTCAACAACGCCTGGAGATCGACGCGATGAGGGACGTGATTCAGAAAAAGCGGTGA
- a CDS encoding M23 family metallopeptidase, whose protein sequence is MPVVGRLTSPYSTSHLGLDLAAPVGTPIQAARPGRVIESRYDGRTGWGWTVLLDHGDGMTTRYSHNSANLVGVGAWVNAGQLIARVGNTGNSTGPHLDYRVMVNGRTINPFKLY, encoded by the coding sequence ATGCCTGTCGTGGGTCGCCTCACCAGTCCTTACTCAACCAGTCATTTGGGCCTTGACCTTGCCGCCCCGGTGGGAACACCTATCCAGGCGGCACGGCCTGGACGGGTGATTGAATCCCGGTATGACGGGCGTACAGGTTGGGGCTGGACGGTACTCCTTGACCACGGGGACGGCATGACCACCCGCTACAGTCACAACAGCGCGAATCTGGTAGGCGTGGGTGCCTGGGTGAACGCGGGGCAGCTTATCGCTCGGGTAGGCAACACCGGAAACAGTACCGGGCCACACCTGGATTACCGCGTGATGGTGAACGGCAGAACCATCAACCCTTTCAAACTGTATTGA
- a CDS encoding DUF3105 domain-containing protein has product MTGAVGLMIGLAVWSKGQPETGGLGTVYANQGQEHIAVDAKHAAYNSFPATSGPHVAQPQPWGVFGDEVPDEKLVHNLEHGGVVIQYNPRLYEGSIDSLIAIQKKYPNKTVVAPNRQLKNAFTLTAWRRLYTLDSLDETKITEFIEKYKNRAPERFPD; this is encoded by the coding sequence GTGACAGGTGCTGTGGGATTGATGATCGGTCTGGCCGTCTGGTCGAAGGGCCAGCCCGAAACGGGCGGTTTGGGAACCGTCTACGCCAACCAAGGCCAGGAACACATAGCCGTGGACGCCAAGCACGCGGCTTACAACTCCTTCCCAGCCACCAGCGGGCCGCATGTGGCGCAACCGCAACCCTGGGGCGTCTTCGGAGACGAGGTGCCTGACGAAAAACTGGTTCACAACCTTGAACACGGTGGGGTCGTGATTCAGTACAACCCCAGGTTGTACGAGGGCAGTATCGATTCACTGATTGCCATTCAGAAGAAGTACCCGAACAAGACCGTGGTCGCTCCCAACCGACAGTTGAAGAATGCTTTTACCCTCACCGCGTGGCGGCGACTGTACACGCTGGACAGCCTGGATGAAACGAAGATCACCGAGTTCATCGAGAAGTACAAGAACCGCGCCCCAGAGCGTTTCCCTGATTAA
- a CDS encoding beta-propeller fold lactonase family protein: MRTITRIQPLLLSVLLTTTLAAPATPPTLNVRGSIWVADEQGSSLTVIDATSNKVRATLSGVPMPHNVQLAPDGKSAWAVLGENAQAVKIDTQTFQVLGRAPTGQAPAHVIISPDGKRAYVTNGADGTVSIIDAQTLKPLRAVKVGEHPHGLRPSPDGRLVLVANLGSDNGSWIDTQTGKKLADTAVGKAPAQVAFAPNGKSAYVSLRDENAIAVLDVTTRKATGKVNVGPGPIQVMVTSDSRFVLVANQGTQARPGNTLAVIDTASRKVVADIKTGAGAHGVTVDPPGRYVYVTNTYASTLAVVDLQARRTVAAIPTGMNPNGVSFTPTVSSQVGMKNLNLGQPANGGHDSHH, translated from the coding sequence ATGCGTACCATCACCCGAATCCAACCGCTGCTGCTCAGCGTCCTGCTCACCACCACTCTCGCGGCACCCGCCACCCCGCCCACCCTGAACGTGCGCGGCAGTATCTGGGTGGCAGACGAACAGGGCAGCAGCCTGACCGTTATCGATGCCACCAGCAACAAGGTGAGAGCCACCCTCTCCGGCGTTCCCATGCCGCACAACGTCCAGCTCGCCCCCGATGGCAAGAGTGCCTGGGCCGTTCTGGGCGAGAACGCCCAGGCCGTGAAGATTGACACGCAGACCTTCCAGGTGCTGGGCCGTGCCCCCACAGGCCAGGCTCCAGCCCACGTGATCATCAGCCCAGATGGGAAACGCGCCTACGTGACTAACGGTGCAGACGGCACGGTGTCCATCATCGATGCCCAGACCCTCAAGCCTCTCCGGGCCGTGAAGGTCGGGGAGCACCCCCACGGCCTGCGGCCCAGCCCGGACGGGCGGCTCGTGCTGGTGGCAAACCTTGGCAGCGACAATGGGAGCTGGATCGATACGCAGACCGGGAAGAAACTGGCCGACACGGCGGTGGGCAAAGCCCCGGCCCAGGTGGCCTTCGCACCGAACGGCAAGAGCGCCTACGTGAGCCTGCGTGACGAGAACGCCATCGCCGTCCTTGACGTGACGACCCGCAAGGCCACCGGCAAAGTGAACGTTGGCCCTGGGCCGATTCAGGTGATGGTCACCTCGGACAGCCGTTTCGTGCTGGTGGCGAACCAGGGAACGCAGGCGCGTCCTGGCAATACGCTCGCGGTGATTGATACTGCCAGCCGGAAGGTGGTGGCCGACATCAAGACCGGAGCGGGGGCGCACGGGGTCACGGTTGACCCGCCAGGCCGTTACGTCTATGTCACCAACACCTATGCCAGCACGCTGGCCGTGGTGGATTTGCAAGCCCGCCGAACTGTCGCGGCGATTCCCACTGGAATGAATCCCAACGGCGTGAGTTTCACTCCAACCGTTTCCTCACAGGTGGGAATGAAAAACCTGAACCTGGGGCAACCTGCGAACGGGGGTCACGACTCGCACCACTGA